AAGGCGCTGTCGACCTCGGCCAGCCGCGCCGGGGTTTCGCCGAGGAACACCGGCCGCTCCCGCCCGGCCGCGACCGCCCCCTCGATCAGCGCCTCCGAACCGCACAGGTTCGGCAGTCCGTCTCCGTACTCGGGTAGCTCGTGCATGGGCCCTCCTCGGCGGCTGCGTGCTGCGGTCGCTACTTGTGCCTTACGTGGTCGTAGACGTTCAGGTAGTGCTGCCCGGCCGACGCCCAGGAGTAGTCGGTGCGCATGCCGTTGGTCATCAGCTCGCGGAACCTGTCCGGATAGGCCTGCCACAGGCCGATGGCACGGATCATCGCCGACTCGAGCGCATGGCCGTCGACCTGGTGGAACACATAGCCGTTGCGGTCGTGCGGCGGCCGGGCAGCGTAGTCCTTGTCGAACACGGTGTCGCACAGGCCACCGATCGCCCGCACGATCGGCACGGTGGCGTACCTGGAGGCGATCAGCTGCGCCAGGCCGCACGGCTCATACAGGCTCGGCATCACGACCAGGTCCGCGCCGGCGTAGACCAGGTGGGCGAGCTCCGGGTCGTAGCTGAGCTCGAGGTGGCAGTCCGGGTGGTCGTTCAAGTACCACTTGAGCTGCCAGAACTGGTCGCTGATCGCCGGGGTGGTGCCCGACCCGACGAGCACGAACTGCGCGCCCCTCGCCAGCGCGTAGGAGATGGCGTGCTGGATGAGGTGCACGCCCTTCTGCTCGTCGAGCCGGCCGACGTAGGCGACGATCGGCTTGAACTCCTGCCGTAGCCACAGCCGCTCCCGCAGCGCCTGCTTGTTCGCGTACTTGTGATCGAGGGTGTCGAGGGAGTAGTTGCACGCGATGTGCCGGTCGACCTCGGGGTTCCAGACGTCGTAGTCGACCCCGTTCAGGATCCCGCCGAACTTGCCCCGATGCACCGACAGCGTGTGCCCCAACCCCGTGCCCTGGTCGGTGTACAGCGCTTCCCAGGCGTGTTGGGGCGACACCGTGGTCACGAAGTTCGCGTACACGATGCCGCCCTTCAACAAGTTCAGCGCGCCGGAGTTGAGGTTGTCGCGCAGCCGGGTGTCGTCGAAGTAGTGCTCGGGGCGCAACAGCCCCGTTGCCCACAGCACCTGCTCGCCGCACACGCCCTGGTGGCGGAAGTTGTGGATGGTGAGGCAGACCCGCTGGTGGTCCATGCCGAGGTGCTGATACAGCTCGAACAACAGCACCGGGACCAGCGCCGTCTGCCAGTCGTGGCAGTGGATCAGGTCCGGCCGCTTGCCGCTTTTCAGCAGGAACTCCATCGCCGCCTTGCAGAAGAAGGCGTACCGCATGACGTCGTCGTCGGAGCCGTACACATGGCCCCGACCGAAGAAGTTGTCCGCCGAGTGGGGCTCGATGAAGTAGCACTTCCGGCCGTGGACGAACCCGAACCAGACCGTGCACGGGATGGCACCGCTGTACCACGGCACCCACAGGTCCTCATCGGCGACGCAGAGGCCGTAGACCTCCTCCAAGCGCAGGCAGTCGTACTTCGGCAGGAGGATCTCGACGGCGTGCCCGCGGATCTCGAGCTCGCGGCTCAGACCGAAGACGACCTCGCCGAGGCCGCCGGCATGGGTGACCGGGGCGCATTCGGGGGCGACCATCACCACGTACATGACGCGCTCACCCCGCTCGCCGGCGAGGCCGTACAGCCCGGCGACCGCCGTTGCCGTTCGTTGGGTCCGGGGCGGTGCCGACATCGATGTGCCAGCAGGCGGCGCGCATGCGCCTGACAAGGGTCTGCAGCTCGGCGCCCAGCTGGGCGGGCCAGACGGTCGTGGCGTTCATGCGCCTGTTCGTCGGCGTCCCAGCGGGCCTGATTGAGCAGCCGCCGTATCCGCACGGCGAAGGATGACGTGACAAAGCAACCACCTGCTTGCGTCCGAGGCCAGGACTTCCGGGCGGACCCCTGCGATGGGTCCACGCGCCGACGCGCCACCACGCGGCGCATCGGTGCCCCTCGCTGGGCGGGCAGCGGAGGAGCGCCGCGGAGTCGGCGACCGCCTCCGGCCGTAACAAGCCGCCGTAACAAGCCAAGGAGCGTAGGACGGATTGCCCGAATCGTCAAGGTCCTGCGCGTCGCGCGCCGACCGGTGAAGGTGGAAGACCGTGACCGGCTGCGCGCGATCGAGGAGGGATCTGTCCCGCCGCAACCCTGGGCCTCGTCCCCGAGTGCGGGGAGGATGACCGAGTGAACGCAGCGAGCGATGGGTCGTATGGCTCGAAGCCGAGGCTGGCCTCGCTAGGTCGCTGGTGTGAACTTCGGTGCTGGTTGGGGGGCCCCACCCTCCGGCGCTGCCTTCTCCGGTGCCTCGATGTGGGAGAGGGCCTCGGCGAGCCCTTGGCGGGTGACCACCACCGTCAGTTCCTCACCGGCTATCAGGGAGGTGTCGCCCGCTGGGCACCAGCGCTGCTGGCCGCCCTCTGCGAGCGCGAGCACCCGGCCCCGCGTGGCCTCCTCGAAGCCGGCCACGGTGACGCCGGCCGCCTGGGAGCCGTCCCCGACCCGGAGCCGAGCGACGAGCAGGACCCTGCGACCCGCGGGAATCGAGGCGATCACGTGCTCGCCCACGGCAGCGGCGGCGAACGCGGGTGCGGCCAGCGTGGAGGGGCTGCGGGAGCTGTGGAAGTCGAAACCCCGCTCCACCCGCGCGGCCAGGTCCGAGTCGTAGAGTCGCAGGACCACCCGCAGGTCGGGCCGGAGCGCGCGGGCGTTGAGCGCGGCCTCCAGGTTCACGATGTCGCTTGAGGTGACGACCACGATGGAGCGCGCGCTTGCGACGTGGAGGGCCTGCAGGGTGTCGCGCAGGCGGATGTCGCCCGCGAGCACCGGGACGCCGAGGCGCCGCATCGCCGGGAGGAAGCGATTGGACCCGTCGAGCTCGACCGCGACGACGGGGACGTCAAGCGGCGCGAGCTGCTCCACCACCCGGTAGCCGATGTTCCCCAGCCCGCAGACCACGACGTGGTCACTCAGGTGACGGGGGATCGGGTCATGGGCGCGCGCCAGGCGGGCACTGACGATCGCATCGGTGAGCAGCGCGAACAAGACCGTGAGCGTGCCGGTGCCGAAGAGCATCAGGGCAACGCCGTAGAACTCCAGCGCTCCTGGGGCGTCCAACAGGTTGATGTCGCCGAACCCGGTGGTGGTGACGACCGTGACCGTGAAGTAGACCGCATCCACCAGGTCGAGGTGCTTGAACCGCGCGAAGATCAGCACGCTGAGGACGCAGATCGCGGCGAGGATTGCCGCAAGGATGCGCAGCCGGCGGTCGGCGGCGAGCACCGTCCCCACGGAGACGACGGTGCGGGCAGGTGTGCGCCGCCGGCGCACGCGGTGCCCACCCGCCCCCTCCGGCTCCGAGGTCGGAGGATCGTCGGCCAAGCAGAGCTGGTCGTCTCCGGCCGGGGGGAACAGCTCGGCGTCACCGTCAGGAAGGACATGGGCGAGCGGCATGATCACGCCGGGTTCGCCCGGCGAGGCGGGCCGTACCACCAGGCGGCGCCCGTTGACCTGCAGGCGCTGCTGCCGGTCCCGGTGCAGCGCCGCAGAGACGAAGGCGGGCACGGCCATGGCCGCGGCGTCGAGCACCTGGCAGTCGCGGAACAGCAGCTGCACCCGGCGGCCCAGCTCCTGGTTGAACATGCGCAGGCGGATGCGGAGACGCGGGTTGAGGTCGTGGGCGACCAGCGCCGCGTGGACGTTGCCGACATCGTCGTCCTCGGTGACGACCAGCGCCGCGGCGGTCTGGACCCCAGCGGTGCGCAGCACCTGCTCCTGGCGGTAGCTGCCCTCGAGCAGCGTCACGCCAAGCGCCTTTGCCCCGGCGGCGAACTCCTCGCGCGAGGCGCGGGCGACCACCACCACCTCCTCGCCGAGGCGGCAGAGCTCCTCCAGCGTCTGGAAGCCGAGCTCGTTGAGCCCGCAGAGGATGACGTGCCCGCTGGTCGGCGCTGTCGGGATCGTATTCACACCGCAAGCCTACCCAGCGGCGGGTGGGCGCGCGGCGGCCTCGGTCCGCTCGGCGGCCAACCGGAGCCCGAGCCCGACGAAGACGATCCCCAGCAGGCGGTCCTGGATACGCCGGACTCGGGGACGCTGCGGCAGCGGACCCAGCCGGCCGATGCCGAGCGCGTACAGGCTCAACCTCCCGCCCGAACAACCGATGAAACCGGTGCGTCACCCGCACACGTCGATACCCACCGCCGGCTCTCAGCAGGTCGTCCACATGCACACGAGCGTGGACGGCGACGTCGGGTCCGCCGAGACCGAGCCGTGACCCCACAGGTGGTCGTTGCGCGGGTCTGCTCCCGGTGCGATCACATACATCGCGCCCACCCACACGGTGGGGCCGTCGGGTGCCGGGAAGCCGTTGGTGCTGGGCTGGATCTCGCGGGCGGTCCGGAACCACGCGTCGATGAGGGGCTGACCCTGGCGCGCGTACTCCACCAGCTTGCGGCCCTCGTCCTGGTTGTCGAAGGTGACCGCGCCGTACCCCATCAGGACGTGCAGGCCGTCGAAGGCGCCGTCCCAGCGGCTGAGCACATCGCCGCCGCCGCTGGCCAGCAGCTCGTCCTGCAACGGCCCGCAGGCGGCGATCACCATCCACTCAAGGTCCTGCCGGCCCCACAAGTCCCCCGGGCTCCCAGGGGCCGACCCGGTCTCGGAGAAGATCAGCGACCCGTCGTCGGGCTGGCTGAGCACCCAGCCGTTCTGGTCGGCGTGGCCGGTGTAGAACACGAAGTCGGCTGCGTCCACCCAGTCGTCGTCGTTGCGGCGCCAGTCCGACTCCCAGGCGTTGGCGTCGCCCCAGTTGAAGTTCACCGACCACCCGTCCGCGGCGAGCCCGTCGACAAACCCCTGGGCGTTGTTCTGGCTGCCCGGCAGCCCGCCGCTCGTGCCGATCCAGGAGGTGCCCGCCTCGAACGACGCGATCAGCGAGGCGTAGCCGCGCCGCTTGCCCGGCGGCGCCTGGAAGACCCGCGCCGGCTTGGCGAGCAGGCGCGGCGGCTGCGGCTCGGGGAACTTCACGGCCGGGCCGAAGCGGGTCGCGGGCAGCGTGACCACACGAAGCGGAACCCGCGTGTCGTCGAACCTGGCCACCGCCCGGTACACATAGACGGGGTAGAGGAACTCCTGCGCCACAAACGACGGCGCCGAGTAGTACGCCAGCTGCGACTCATACCTTTCCAGCCGCAGGCTCGCGGTGAGCTCGCGGAAGCTGGCGTCGGCCTCCTCCTGCGGGATGACCTCGGCCTCGAGGGCGACCCCCTGGACCTGGCGCCAGACCCCGCTGTAGGCGATCGGCCGGCCGCCGTCGCCGAGGGTGAGGTGGAAGCGCCCGCCGCCGCCCACGATGGGCAGCGCGCCCTCCACGCCCTGCCAGCGGCCGGTGAGGTCGACCTCGACCCCGTAGCGCACCTGGACGTCGAGCCGGCGGTCCTCACGCTCGGACCCGTCGCCAAGCGCCACGAACGTCGCGCCGGTCCGGCCCTGCCGCAGCCGGAACGGCGCGTCTTGGGCGAACCTGGGGAGCAGCTCCCCGGACTCGACGAACCGGCCCGCGATGCCGGCGGCGTCCTCGTCTCCGGGCAGCTCGGGACGCAGGTCGGGGTTCCAGAGCTGGGCCTGGTCGGCGGCCCACACGCCACCGCTGGCGCGGTCGACCTCGACCACCCGGGAGCCCGACCGCAGCACCAGCCGGGAGCCCAGCTCCTCGAGGGTGAAGTCGGTGGCGTCGAAGACCCGGGCTGCCAGGTCGATCACCTGCGGCGTGGTCACCTCTGGTTGCCCAAGCCGGAACACCGGGAGCCTTCTTGCCATGAGATACCTCCGTTCGCGCTGCTGGTCTGGACCAGCAGAGGCACCAGGCGGGCCGCTGATACAGCGCTGTTGGGGGCTGCCAGCCGGGGAGCCCGCCCACCCGGCCGGACCGTTCCTCCACCTCACTGGTGCACACCACCAAGACGCTTGAACGATTCCCTGGAGCAATTCCCTACGCCATGACCATTCCAGCCTCGACAAGGCCCAAGAAGGCGGTGATCGGGACCGCCGGCCTGCACAGAGGGCTGTGATCGTCCTGCGCTACCAGGAGGACCTGGTCAGAGGCGGAGGTGGCCCTCCTGCTCGGCCTGTCGGTCGGCACGGTGAAGTCGACCACGAGCCGGGCGCTGGCGAGGCTTCGGGCCGAGCTCGGCCAGGAGGCCGGCGACCTGGCGCGCCACACCGAGCAGCGGTGTGTCGCCAGACGCCACGACTGCCTGACAGGGCAGGCTAGCCGGCGTGGATGGGACCCACCCTGTCGATCGAGACACGAACGAGCACGCGCTGCTGTTGCCCCATGGCGCGGCGGTAGTCATCCCAGTCGGGATGCTCCCCGCTGATGCGGCGGTAGTAGTCGACCAGCCCGTCCATCGCCTCCGGCAGCGAAACGATCTGCGCCGTCCCCTCGATCTGCATCCAGCGGCCGAAGAACCCGTCCGAGAAGACACACAGGACCGCGGTCGGGTCGCGCCGCAGGTTACGCGTCTTGTAGGCGCCTTCCCTGGTCGAGATGACGACCTTCCCCTCGTCGTCGACCCCGACGAGGACGGGCGAGGTCTGCAGACCGCCACCGGACCTTCGGGTGACGAGCACCGCCCGGTGGTTGCTTGCGACGAACTCTCGTGCGTCGTCTGGGCCCACACGCCCTCCTTGTCGCCGAGCTCAGCCGTCAGGGTGCTGTGTATGGTTGCACACGCCGGCTCACCAGCCCTCATGCCACTCGCGGAGGATCGCGGTCAGGGCGAAGGGTGCGTAAACGTGGTCACGCAGCTCGCCGGTGCTGGGGAGCAGGCCAGCGAGCATGCCTCGTCGATGCACCCGAGCCGGTTGCTACTTGCCGGCGGCAGTCGGCCCAGCTTGCTGGAGTGGCGGCTCCAGTCGGAGCGCCTGGTGGCAGGCCCGCCCGATCGGCACGCGGCATCGCCGATCCCACGTCTGACCCGGGGCTCTGCCAGCGCACCGCGCAGCCCAGGGCCGCTCGCGAACCCGCCCGCAACACTTGGGGGAATCGGGCAGCCGCATTCGAGGTTCCTCCCATAGGTTCCTCCATGTGCGGATGGTCCGAAGCCGGCGACGTCGCAAGGCTTGGCAGCGCGACGCGCGCGGTCTGCTGGACGGCCGCGACCGAGATGCAGGAAGGACTCGTAAGGAGGGGGAGGCGTTTGACGCGGCTTCCTTCCAGCTCACCTCCCGACCGGCGGCTGCCCACCTCTCACCGTTCGGAGAAGGGATACAGGATGGAATCCCCGAGAATTCACCTTAAGCGACGTCTCGCCAAGCGACGTCTCGCCAAGCGACGTCTCGCCACGGTGGCCGGGATCGCCGTGCTGCTCGTCCTCGTGCCCACGGCAGCCTCTTCGGCTGCGAGCGCTACCAGGCAGGTCCAGGTGCTCGACGATTGCGACCCGGCGACCTTCAACGCCACGGTCGGCCCGGGCACGTGCGTGAAGGACGGAACTACGACGTTCTCGGAGTTCATCGCCCAGCTAC
This DNA window, taken from Actinomycetes bacterium, encodes the following:
- a CDS encoding glycogen synthase; its protein translation is MYVVMVAPECAPVTHAGGLGEVVFGLSRELEIRGHAVEILLPKYDCLRLEEVYGLCVADEDLWVPWYSGAIPCTVWFGFVHGRKCYFIEPHSADNFFGRGHVYGSDDDVMRYAFFCKAAMEFLLKSGKRPDLIHCHDWQTALVPVLLFELYQHLGMDHQRVCLTIHNFRHQGVCGEQVLWATGLLRPEHYFDDTRLRDNLNSGALNLLKGGIVYANFVTTVSPQHAWEALYTDQGTGLGHTLSVHRGKFGGILNGVDYDVWNPEVDRHIACNYSLDTLDHKYANKQALRERLWLRQEFKPIVAYVGRLDEQKGVHLIQHAISYALARGAQFVLVGSGTTPAISDQFWQLKWYLNDHPDCHLELSYDPELAHLVYAGADLVVMPSLYEPCGLAQLIASRYATVPIVRAIGGLCDTVFDKDYAARPPHDRNGYVFHQVDGHALESAMIRAIGLWQAYPDRFRELMTNGMRTDYSWASAGQHYLNVYDHVRHK
- a CDS encoding NAD-binding protein, which gives rise to MNTIPTAPTSGHVILCGLNELGFQTLEELCRLGEEVVVVARASREEFAAGAKALGVTLLEGSYRQEQVLRTAGVQTAAALVVTEDDDVGNVHAALVAHDLNPRLRIRLRMFNQELGRRVQLLFRDCQVLDAAAMAVPAFVSAALHRDRQQRLQVNGRRLVVRPASPGEPGVIMPLAHVLPDGDAELFPPAGDDQLCLADDPPTSEPEGAGGHRVRRRRTPARTVVSVGTVLAADRRLRILAAILAAICVLSVLIFARFKHLDLVDAVYFTVTVVTTTGFGDINLLDAPGALEFYGVALMLFGTGTLTVLFALLTDAIVSARLARAHDPIPRHLSDHVVVCGLGNIGYRVVEQLAPLDVPVVAVELDGSNRFLPAMRRLGVPVLAGDIRLRDTLQALHVASARSIVVVTSSDIVNLEAALNARALRPDLRVVLRLYDSDLAARVERGFDFHSSRSPSTLAAPAFAAAAVGEHVIASIPAGRRVLLVARLRVGDGSQAAGVTVAGFEEATRGRVLALAEGGQQRWCPAGDTSLIAGEELTVVVTRQGLAEALSHIEAPEKAAPEGGAPQPAPKFTPAT
- a CDS encoding DUF6345 domain-containing protein gives rise to the protein MARRLPVFRLGQPEVTTPQVIDLAARVFDATDFTLEELGSRLVLRSGSRVVEVDRASGGVWAADQAQLWNPDLRPELPGDEDAAGIAGRFVESGELLPRFAQDAPFRLRQGRTGATFVALGDGSEREDRRLDVQVRYGVEVDLTGRWQGVEGALPIVGGGGRFHLTLGDGGRPIAYSGVWRQVQGVALEAEVIPQEEADASFRELTASLRLERYESQLAYYSAPSFVAQEFLYPVYVYRAVARFDDTRVPLRVVTLPATRFGPAVKFPEPQPPRLLAKPARVFQAPPGKRRGYASLIASFEAGTSWIGTSGGLPGSQNNAQGFVDGLAADGWSVNFNWGDANAWESDWRRNDDDWVDAADFVFYTGHADQNGWVLSQPDDGSLIFSETGSAPGSPGDLWGRQDLEWMVIAACGPLQDELLASGGGDVLSRWDGAFDGLHVLMGYGAVTFDNQDEGRKLVEYARQGQPLIDAWFRTAREIQPSTNGFPAPDGPTVWVGAMYVIAPGADPRNDHLWGHGSVSADPTSPSTLVCMWTTC
- a CDS encoding PPOX class F420-dependent oxidoreductase, which encodes MGPDDAREFVASNHRAVLVTRRSGGGLQTSPVLVGVDDEGKVVISTREGAYKTRNLRRDPTAVLCVFSDGFFGRWMQIEGTAQIVSLPEAMDGLVDYYRRISGEHPDWDDYRRAMGQQQRVLVRVSIDRVGPIHAG